A single region of the Vagococcus teuberi genome encodes:
- a CDS encoding NAD(P)/FAD-dependent oxidoreductase gives MKVIIVGGSFAGIHCAIKVKELYPSFDVVLIEKKAKIGYIPSGLSMLLNGEIDSLEEAYFMTKKELEKTGINVLTDTEVLSYDFTGKTIDTTKGLMSFDKLVLATGSSQKSSKMEDDFDRIKTYKDKESAEQILNTLSNIDEVIVIGAGQAGMELASGLIYQGKKVHIIETMDYPLYKYFDKDFLESFYTTTGDIPNMTFHFSETVKEIDESRLVLSNGKTMNITDKMVLSANSVRPELSIFNQQLRANSDNTLYVDDYLETSIPDVYAIGDLIQVPSFLFHARVYAPLIVNAVQTSMTCAKNIVEKKETLRPMLKTVGIKLFNHYLASTGLMESEDFLYDAEVKSVIITLPISTVSKKEVSIKLVYGGKNYHLLGVQLISKEPILDKINTFALMIKERIDIRNLSQLPHFYNAVFANTSLGLPDVFGKGDDMGEI, from the coding sequence ATGAAGGTAATAATCGTTGGTGGCTCATTTGCGGGCATTCATTGTGCGATTAAGGTAAAAGAGTTGTATCCGTCATTTGATGTGGTACTGATAGAAAAAAAGGCAAAAATAGGTTATATCCCTAGTGGGTTATCTATGCTGTTGAATGGTGAAATTGATTCATTAGAAGAAGCCTATTTTATGACAAAGAAAGAATTAGAAAAGACTGGGATTAATGTATTAACGGATACAGAAGTTTTATCCTATGACTTTACGGGTAAAACAATCGATACAACAAAAGGATTGATGTCCTTTGATAAATTAGTGTTAGCAACTGGCTCATCACAAAAATCATCAAAAATGGAAGATGATTTTGATCGTATTAAAACGTATAAAGATAAAGAATCAGCTGAACAGATATTAAACACATTAAGTAATATTGATGAAGTTATAGTTATAGGAGCTGGACAAGCTGGAATGGAGCTTGCGAGTGGGTTAATCTATCAAGGAAAAAAAGTCCATATCATTGAGACGATGGATTATCCGCTATATAAGTATTTCGATAAGGATTTTTTAGAATCTTTTTACACTACAACAGGAGACATTCCCAATATGACGTTTCATTTTAGTGAGACAGTAAAGGAAATTGATGAGTCTAGGTTAGTACTATCAAATGGAAAAACGATGAACATCACTGATAAGATGGTACTTAGTGCAAATAGTGTACGACCTGAATTATCTATTTTTAATCAACAACTACGAGCTAATAGTGATAATACACTTTATGTTGATGATTATTTAGAAACATCTATTCCTGACGTTTATGCGATAGGGGACTTGATACAAGTGCCAAGTTTTCTATTTCATGCACGAGTTTATGCCCCATTGATTGTCAATGCGGTACAAACGAGTATGACGTGTGCCAAAAATATTGTGGAAAAAAAAGAAACCCTTAGACCAATGTTAAAAACAGTTGGAATTAAATTATTTAATCATTATTTGGCGAGTACTGGTTTAATGGAATCAGAAGATTTTTTATATGATGCGGAAGTTAAAAGTGTGATTATTACCTTGCCAATATCAACAGTTAGTAAAAAAGAAGTTAGTATTAAATTAGTTTATGGTGGGAAAAATTATCACTTGTTGGGTGTGCAGCTTATTTCTAAAGAACCAATTTTAGATAAAATAAACACCTTTGCCCTAATGATAAAAGAGAGGATAGATATAAGGAATCTTAGTCAATTACCTCATTTCTACAATGCTGTTTTTGCGAATACATCGTTAGGTCTGCCGGATGTGTTTGGAAAAGGAGATGATATGGGTGAGATTTGA
- a CDS encoding glycosyltransferase family 2 protein — protein MKVLIIIPAYNEAASILQTAQSIEDYKKKISFDLDYIVINDGSKDNTRELLITHDIPSIHLINNLGIGGAVQTGYLYAYYNNYDIAVQFDGDGQHDIESLEHLITPIMESGADFTIGSRFVEGSPSEFKTSVFRRMGINLISFFIKMRTGVTILDVTSGYRAANKQIIEYFAKNYPRKYPEPETNAILIKQNRRVKEIGVNMFERTEGKSSITPFKSVRYMVEVLTSIILLSDKGD, from the coding sequence ATGAAGGTTCTAATTATAATACCTGCATACAATGAAGCAGCAAGTATCTTACAAACAGCTCAGTCTATAGAAGATTATAAGAAAAAAATATCGTTTGATTTAGATTATATTGTGATTAATGATGGTTCTAAAGACAATACTAGAGAGTTATTAATAACTCATGATATTCCTAGTATTCATTTAATTAATAATTTAGGTATAGGTGGTGCTGTGCAAACAGGCTATCTATATGCTTATTATAACAATTATGATATTGCTGTACAGTTTGATGGTGATGGTCAGCATGATATCGAATCTTTAGAGCATTTAATTACGCCAATTATGGAGAGTGGAGCAGATTTTACTATAGGCTCTAGATTTGTTGAAGGATCACCATCAGAGTTTAAAACATCTGTATTTAGGCGAATGGGAATTAATTTGATTTCATTTTTTATCAAAATGAGAACAGGTGTGACGATATTAGACGTGACTTCGGGTTATCGTGCAGCTAATAAGCAAATTATTGAGTATTTTGCTAAAAACTATCCTCGAAAATATCCGGAACCAGAGACGAATGCTATTCTTATTAAACAAAATAGACGAGTTAAAGAAATTGGTGTGAATATGTTTGAAAGAACAGAAGGAAAATCTTCTATTACACCATTTAAATCAGTTCGTTACATGGTCGAAGTGTTAACGTCTATTATTTTACTGTCGGATAAGGGGGACTAG
- a CDS encoding GNAT family N-acetyltransferase, producing the protein MIYTRLARKEDVPQIVTIIEEAKEVLKKSGSPQWQEGSPNESMVYDDIDHHYGYVLVYYNQVVGYLAMINQEDEDYKILSNWQQTSDYVVIHRVAISSNYQGCGLANYFFSNILSISLSKGCSAVRIDTHRVNLTMQALLEKFDFVYRGIVYVASDIDGERFAYELVIED; encoded by the coding sequence GTGATTTATACACGATTAGCGAGAAAAGAAGATGTACCACAAATAGTGACCATCATTGAAGAAGCAAAGGAAGTATTAAAAAAAAGTGGAAGTCCACAATGGCAAGAAGGCAGCCCAAATGAGTCAATGGTTTATGATGATATTGATCATCATTATGGCTATGTCTTAGTTTATTATAACCAAGTGGTTGGTTATTTAGCTATGATTAATCAAGAGGATGAAGATTATAAGATCCTATCCAATTGGCAGCAAACGTCTGATTATGTTGTGATTCACCGAGTAGCCATTTCATCTAACTATCAAGGATGTGGGTTAGCAAATTATTTTTTCTCTAATATATTGAGCATTTCATTAAGTAAAGGTTGCTCAGCTGTGAGAATCGATACGCACAGAGTGAATTTAACCATGCAAGCTTTATTAGAAAAGTTTGATTTTGTTTACCGAGGGATAGTATATGTTGCCTCTGATATCGATGGTGAACGTTTTGCTTATGAGTTAGTAATTGAAGACTAA
- a CDS encoding DUF2142 domain-containing protein, whose amino-acid sequence MIEQMEKSIKSLFDVCWENKYLLLIAAGLTIFGASYSTGFDNVYWKFVVLIFGLSIIPILATSFFKTENVVFVTIVMMGSFFVIFSPVFDVLDEPAHFGRAVYISEGNFKLQNDNDKLQISKDYDKLNKMTGYNGINRLDPKKNFFHTKLFSMKTDKNKQSETKIKATRPYSTVMYLPSAFGIWLGKVLSNGNLGVMFYLGRFFNLLMYAIMAFFAVKMAGKWKMIIAVFSIQHLPVYIAASFSQDAFFYGLCLLIAAKFIQLFDKKEAITYKDVAVVGVLCGLMAFTKLPYIMLIGLMLFIPIKRYESKKVYLSNFIAIVLIIAVGLLWTKYYSTLEPTDLPGSVDQSKQISHIISHPKAFLQSMLIGGTNTVLLLKQYFTFGWSYHVSDIAYALYLMFIGSVVFMYPRRLVNKINPFFKLAIIGVSLGIILLTNFIMYLTFTGVGEPIIKGVQGRYFFGIFILLTFILNLSEKVFAVDDLNQQTYFNEKVYDKTILFISILFLIWMATLRVGAYY is encoded by the coding sequence TTGATTGAACAAATGGAAAAATCAATAAAATCTTTATTTGATGTCTGCTGGGAAAATAAATATCTTCTACTTATTGCTGCTGGGTTAACAATATTTGGAGCAAGTTATTCCACAGGCTTTGATAATGTCTATTGGAAGTTTGTTGTTTTAATTTTTGGTCTATCGATTATTCCTATTTTAGCAACATCATTTTTTAAAACAGAAAATGTTGTATTTGTGACAATTGTTATGATGGGTTCTTTTTTTGTTATTTTTTCTCCTGTATTTGATGTGTTAGATGAGCCAGCTCACTTTGGACGAGCCGTCTATATATCAGAGGGAAATTTCAAATTACAAAATGATAATGATAAGTTACAGATTTCTAAAGATTATGACAAGTTGAACAAAATGACTGGATATAATGGTATAAATAGGTTAGATCCAAAGAAAAACTTCTTTCATACAAAATTATTTAGTATGAAAACTGATAAAAATAAGCAAAGTGAAACAAAAATTAAAGCAACGAGACCATACAGTACAGTGATGTATTTACCAAGTGCATTTGGTATTTGGTTGGGTAAAGTGTTATCTAATGGTAATTTAGGAGTCATGTTCTATTTGGGACGCTTTTTTAATTTATTAATGTATGCTATTATGGCATTTTTTGCAGTGAAAATGGCTGGAAAATGGAAAATGATTATTGCAGTTTTTTCTATACAACATTTACCTGTCTATATCGCTGCATCATTTAGTCAGGATGCTTTTTTTTACGGCCTATGTTTATTGATAGCAGCGAAATTTATTCAATTATTTGATAAAAAAGAAGCAATCACATATAAAGATGTGGCAGTGGTAGGAGTTCTTTGTGGACTGATGGCCTTTACAAAATTACCATATATTATGTTGATTGGGTTGATGCTATTTATCCCTATCAAACGATATGAGTCGAAAAAAGTTTATCTAAGTAATTTTATTGCGATTGTATTAATTATTGCAGTTGGTTTGTTATGGACTAAATATTATTCGACATTAGAACCAACAGATTTACCTGGTTCAGTTGACCAAAGTAAGCAAATTAGTCATATAATCTCTCATCCTAAGGCATTTCTTCAATCAATGTTGATTGGTGGAACAAATACAGTGTTGCTATTAAAACAATATTTTACGTTTGGTTGGTCATATCATGTTTCTGATATTGCGTATGCCTTATACTTGATGTTTATTGGTTCGGTTGTCTTTATGTATCCAAGACGGTTGGTAAATAAAATCAATCCATTTTTTAAATTAGCCATTATTGGTGTGTCACTAGGGATTATTTTGTTAACTAATTTTATTATGTATTTAACGTTTACAGGTGTTGGAGAACCTATTATTAAAGGTGTTCAAGGAAGATATTTCTTTGGTATATTTATTTTATTAACATTTATTTTGAATTTGTCAGAGAAGGTTTTTGCAGTAGATGATTTAAACCAACAAACTTATTTTAATGAAAAAGTCTATGACAAAACGATATTATTTATATCCATATTATTTTTAATTTGGATGGCTACTTTAAGGGTAGGTGCGTACTATTAA
- a CDS encoding CDP-glycerol glycerophosphotransferase family protein — translation MVLYKLKRKFKSDFNKKKSQYYGANYESTTVDEYLIVYESRDGKSIVDSPYAMFLSLVSDTRFSKYKHVWVINPDVPFIKESIPQNLQKKVTFVERNSLEYVNVLLTAKYLINNSTFESFFVKKKEQVYINTWHGTPLKHMGFDIPGNPNHSQNVLRNFLMADYILSPNAHTSEIFIKSYKLEGIYPGIVLEGGYPRIDFTLNSNRSEIVRKIENYGAKLTEKKIILFCPTWKGSSVHNTTDDIDQIVEETLQLANQFKNEYDVLVKVHPFIANKVLEDGRVSQHLVSDLIDANEVLAITDILVTDYSSIFFDFLVTNKPIIFYAWDKDLYQRNRGMYLEESELPGPTAETLPDLFDCISHVKEYFKDYQNAYKTLAKKMVSYDDGNVTKKYIERIFENKKIEDMKEYHVDSDKKKILLFPGAMKSNGITSSALNLVNNIDYDKYDVTVILNSRSPIESVKNIEEINKNARLIFRFGHAIFSKEEEKLDSNFNVNGLPKNNRNAYPKQAYVREMARLTANLEFDVSIDFSGYSYFWGRHILSANAEKYVAFMHNDLVADSMREVDGKMPQYNDLNALFSIYFMFDKLLSVSPMTRDVNLKKLGDYVTKEQMSYVYNTININQILGKENSSVKSDGEKLIVKRKRLKVLNNTTIKVYKNLSDLELEKSFGLSLRLDDKITQYASYLFHDKIYVKISVNDIYVGWIDQNYVKEEEFELYNVKPYHTISTASYPLKQPIWNQIRKNNETDEIITYIGYFKDRYIETDKIAKTSGGRYVRVKYNGKVIGWMSPRPLKRTHKLTSISPLKFYFNGKLKKKELVSPVGYTSKIERTTLYGKFNTNVSVNIYSEPKGTTNSMIISTSENYVDEIFLIDKIAWVGEDKYYHICLSLEESIGYVQADFIDTVSEDVYFNFKEKEKQNNTEEFRLPRVDLSYQKVPSFDSNYYNIVNMGRLSPEKNQTHLIQAFARFNQDVPNSRLFILGKGPLEASLTETVKTEKMQGKVFLLGHIKNPFNFIKKTDLFILPSYYEGQPMVLLESMVLGLKILGSNIPANINVIGKNEEYGMLTEGIEVEDIYHGLHRIYQFEGNFKSFDYIQYNEKTIQRFYQEIDPLNK, via the coding sequence ATGGTTTTATATAAATTAAAAAGAAAATTTAAAAGTGACTTCAACAAGAAAAAGAGTCAGTATTATGGTGCCAATTATGAGTCGACAACTGTTGATGAGTACTTAATTGTTTATGAATCAAGAGATGGAAAATCAATTGTTGATTCACCATATGCTATGTTTTTATCCTTAGTTAGTGATACTCGTTTTTCGAAGTATAAACACGTCTGGGTTATTAATCCTGATGTTCCATTTATTAAAGAAAGCATTCCGCAAAATTTACAAAAAAAAGTAACATTTGTTGAACGGAATAGTTTGGAGTACGTAAACGTATTGCTAACAGCGAAATATTTGATTAATAACTCAACATTTGAATCTTTTTTTGTTAAGAAAAAAGAGCAAGTGTATATTAATACTTGGCATGGAACACCATTAAAACATATGGGGTTTGATATTCCTGGAAATCCTAATCATTCACAAAATGTTTTAAGAAATTTCTTAATGGCAGATTATATTTTGTCACCTAACGCTCATACATCAGAAATTTTTATAAAAAGCTACAAATTAGAAGGTATTTATCCAGGGATAGTTCTAGAAGGTGGCTATCCAAGAATTGATTTTACTCTTAATTCTAATAGGAGTGAGATTGTAAGAAAAATTGAAAACTATGGTGCAAAATTAACTGAAAAAAAAATCATCTTATTTTGCCCGACGTGGAAAGGAAGTTCTGTTCACAATACCACAGATGATATTGATCAAATTGTTGAAGAAACATTACAGTTAGCTAATCAATTTAAAAATGAATATGATGTACTAGTTAAAGTTCATCCCTTTATTGCAAACAAGGTCTTAGAGGATGGAAGGGTAAGTCAACATTTAGTGTCAGATTTAATTGATGCCAATGAAGTATTGGCTATTACGGATATTTTAGTGACAGATTATTCTAGTATATTTTTTGATTTTTTAGTGACAAATAAACCAATTATTTTTTATGCGTGGGATAAAGATTTGTATCAAAGAAACCGAGGAATGTATTTAGAAGAAAGTGAATTACCAGGGCCAACTGCAGAGACTTTACCAGATTTATTTGATTGTATCAGTCATGTGAAAGAATATTTTAAGGACTATCAAAATGCTTATAAAACGTTGGCAAAAAAAATGGTATCTTATGACGATGGAAATGTGACAAAAAAATATATTGAGCGAATTTTTGAAAACAAAAAGATAGAAGATATGAAAGAATATCACGTTGACTCCGACAAGAAAAAGATTTTACTATTTCCCGGAGCAATGAAAAGTAATGGAATTACATCTAGTGCATTAAATTTAGTTAACAATATTGATTATGACAAATATGATGTCACAGTTATATTAAATTCTAGAAGTCCGATTGAATCGGTTAAAAATATTGAAGAGATTAATAAAAACGCTCGATTGATTTTTAGATTTGGTCATGCTATTTTCAGTAAGGAAGAGGAAAAGTTAGATAGTAACTTTAATGTCAATGGTTTACCGAAAAATAATAGAAATGCTTATCCAAAACAGGCTTATGTACGAGAAATGGCTCGATTGACAGCTAATCTTGAGTTTGATGTATCAATAGATTTTAGTGGATATAGTTATTTCTGGGGGCGTCATATTTTATCGGCCAATGCAGAAAAGTATGTGGCATTTATGCATAATGATTTGGTAGCTGATTCAATGAGGGAAGTTGATGGCAAAATGCCACAGTACAATGACTTAAATGCACTATTTTCTATTTACTTTATGTTTGATAAATTATTAAGTGTGTCACCCATGACAAGAGATGTTAACTTAAAAAAATTAGGCGACTATGTAACTAAAGAGCAAATGTCTTATGTATACAATACAATTAATATCAATCAGATATTGGGGAAAGAAAACTCATCGGTTAAATCAGATGGTGAAAAGTTAATAGTTAAAAGGAAGCGGCTTAAAGTCTTAAATAATACTACTATTAAAGTTTATAAAAATTTATCTGATTTAGAGCTAGAAAAATCATTTGGACTATCATTGCGATTAGATGATAAAATAACACAATACGCTAGCTATTTATTTCATGACAAGATTTACGTCAAAATTAGTGTAAATGATATATACGTAGGCTGGATTGATCAAAATTATGTTAAAGAAGAGGAATTCGAATTATATAATGTTAAACCGTATCATACTATTTCAACTGCATCATACCCTTTAAAACAACCAATTTGGAATCAAATTCGTAAAAATAATGAAACAGATGAAATAATAACCTATATTGGATATTTTAAAGATAGATATATTGAAACTGATAAAATAGCCAAGACTAGTGGAGGACGTTATGTTAGAGTAAAATATAACGGAAAAGTAATCGGTTGGATGTCTCCTCGTCCTTTGAAAAGAACGCATAAACTAACGTCTATATCACCTTTAAAATTTTATTTCAATGGTAAATTGAAGAAAAAAGAGTTAGTTTCTCCTGTTGGTTATACGTCAAAAATAGAAAGAACAACATTATATGGTAAGTTCAATACTAATGTGTCAGTAAATATTTATAGTGAACCAAAAGGAACCACAAATAGTATGATTATTAGCACATCAGAAAATTATGTTGATGAGATTTTTTTAATCGATAAAATTGCATGGGTAGGAGAAGACAAATATTATCATATTTGTCTTAGTCTTGAAGAAAGTATAGGATATGTTCAAGCTGATTTTATTGATACTGTATCAGAAGATGTCTATTTTAATTTTAAAGAAAAAGAAAAACAAAATAATACAGAAGAATTTAGATTACCTAGGGTTGATTTGAGTTATCAAAAAGTCCCAAGTTTTGATTCAAATTATTATAATATTGTAAATATGGGAAGGCTATCACCTGAGAAAAATCAAACACATTTAATTCAAGCTTTTGCTAGATTTAATCAAGATGTTCCAAACAGTCGATTGTTTATTCTAGGAAAAGGACCTCTGGAAGCCTCATTAACCGAAACTGTTAAGACTGAGAAAATGCAAGGTAAAGTATTTTTATTAGGACATATTAAAAATCCTTTTAATTTTATCAAAAAAACAGATTTATTTATTTTACCCTCATATTATGAAGGGCAACCAATGGTATTGCTAGAATCTATGGTTTTGGGTTTAAAAATATTAGGTTCTAATATTCCTGCAAATATTAATGTTATTGGAAAAAATGAAGAATATGGTATGTTAACTGAGGGGATAGAAGTAGAAGATATATATCATGGTTTGCATCGTATTTATCAATTTGAAGGTAATTTTAAATCATTTGATTATATACAATATAATGAAAAAACAATTCAACGATTTTATCAAGAAATAGATCCGCTAAATAAATGA
- a CDS encoding DUF2304 domain-containing protein codes for MDALYLSMILFSLLFLFFVVRSIRKSTFSLEYSLMWLAVALIMVVFAVFPSIPESLSKVLGFETMSNFLLVMAVLFSLLQLISSTKQITKQSNEIKKLIQEVSILKEKSEEKERNQ; via the coding sequence ATGGATGCATTATACTTATCAATGATTCTTTTTTCCTTACTTTTTTTATTTTTTGTGGTTCGTTCTATTAGAAAATCTACGTTTAGCTTAGAATATTCATTGATGTGGTTAGCAGTAGCTCTCATTATGGTGGTGTTTGCTGTATTTCCTAGTATACCAGAATCGTTAAGTAAGGTTTTAGGATTTGAAACAATGTCTAATTTCTTATTGGTGATGGCAGTGTTGTTTAGTTTACTTCAACTGATTTCTTCTACAAAACAAATCACCAAACAAAGTAATGAAATAAAAAAATTAATTCAAGAAGTGTCAATCTTAAAAGAAAAATCAGAAGAAAAGGAGAGGAATCAATGA
- a CDS encoding AEC family transporter, which produces MTVFNETIVLIFFMFVGVWLNKRGKYSPGANIYIGYLLTTVALPAAIINSFQVDKSDRLLIMMKQTAIYTFIMIVATLLITYLIATLFKKKDMLRSLWVVSLTFSNILFIGIPIVGKLYGEVGLIVLVVCNTVTSLFLFTVGIMFLSNSREIRIRSILTTPAILAAVVGFALFMFGVKLPKPIHTFNVDLSIMTASLSMIINGSLFSQVKLKELFFDKDNLQFLFVRAIIIPIIFIPVLKFFITDPTILGVLVLLASMPVGSLDAILAEEYAGAGTKVSQYIALTTVTSMVTLPIIMSLI; this is translated from the coding sequence ATGACCGTGTTCAATGAAACAATTGTATTAATTTTTTTTATGTTTGTAGGTGTTTGGTTAAATAAACGAGGTAAGTATTCACCAGGAGCCAATATTTATATTGGTTATTTACTGACAACAGTTGCTTTACCTGCGGCCATTATTAATAGTTTTCAAGTAGATAAAAGTGACCGGTTATTAATTATGATGAAACAAACGGCTATTTATACATTTATTATGATTGTGGCGACATTACTTATTACGTATTTAATTGCAACTTTATTTAAGAAAAAAGATATGTTACGAAGTTTATGGGTAGTTAGTTTAACTTTTTCCAATATATTATTTATCGGAATTCCGATTGTTGGAAAATTATATGGTGAAGTTGGATTGATTGTCTTAGTTGTGTGTAATACAGTAACAAGCTTGTTCTTATTCACAGTAGGGATTATGTTTTTATCAAATAGTCGAGAAATCAGAATTCGAAGTATTTTGACCACACCAGCTATTTTAGCAGCTGTAGTAGGTTTTGCGTTGTTTATGTTTGGTGTAAAATTACCAAAACCAATTCATACTTTTAATGTTGATTTGTCGATTATGACGGCATCTTTATCAATGATTATCAATGGTAGTTTGTTCTCACAAGTAAAACTAAAAGAGTTGTTCTTTGATAAAGATAATTTACAATTTCTATTTGTTAGAGCGATTATTATACCCATTATTTTTATTCCAGTATTGAAATTTTTTATCACAGATCCAACTATTTTAGGTGTTTTAGTGCTGCTTGCTTCAATGCCAGTAGGTTCGCTGGATGCTATTTTGGCAGAAGAATATGCTGGTGCAGGAACAAAAGTATCACAATATATTGCATTGACAACTGTCACAAGTATGGTAACATTACCAATTATTATGTCATTAATATAA
- a CDS encoding helix-turn-helix domain-containing protein, producing the protein MRFDELLEKKEAKQLQLLKSLLLRGGTSKISSLAKELGISKSSLETYIEDLMWINDTYKKEATLFYDGALVMLELAPSFSLEVIETHLYKDSIKYQIMNYLYHHFEYSTVALTNRIGISESTLFRKIKELNVSLKEFGLTIWQGKLVGEESQIRYFYYCFYWYLDNYAQKEISFKQQSLIVAIERGLGVNFLLENMKRINLWLIISKKRISYASPIYTELKKAIEPYERDTLYLELKSIVLRVLGHYAVEVDEEEAMIHFCFLMSFQAMSQNDFYKYEILRSKFTPVELVDTFILESLILYYAPLKLSHQLESQVNYYLSRVHYRLYFFRGIIEVLSREYIIETEKEWSGHVISPLIERLFSSVEGDYEGLSLDHNKTLIDYSKLQYLHIIALIDSQINRTVTIGVKLVLEDVYQEVSTTRLIKELNCLNGVRCMEYDASKSFDLVISNKPINHAKAQTYLLSELGTTYDVIHITRLIRDISTNKMTKEINVKKIQL; encoded by the coding sequence GTGAGATTTGATGAGTTACTTGAAAAAAAAGAAGCCAAACAATTACAACTTCTAAAAAGTCTATTACTTCGTGGTGGTACGTCGAAGATTAGCTCATTAGCCAAGGAGCTTGGTATTAGTAAATCATCTCTTGAAACGTACATTGAGGATTTGATGTGGATCAATGATACATATAAAAAAGAAGCAACTTTGTTTTATGATGGGGCACTTGTCATGTTAGAGTTAGCTCCCAGTTTTTCTTTAGAAGTGATTGAAACACATTTGTATAAAGACTCCATTAAATATCAAATTATGAACTATCTGTATCATCATTTTGAGTATTCAACAGTTGCATTGACTAATAGAATAGGAATCAGTGAGTCGACACTTTTTCGTAAAATTAAAGAGTTGAATGTGTCGCTGAAAGAGTTTGGATTGACTATTTGGCAGGGAAAGTTAGTTGGAGAAGAAAGTCAGATTCGTTACTTTTACTATTGCTTTTATTGGTATTTAGATAATTATGCACAAAAAGAGATATCATTTAAACAACAATCATTGATTGTCGCAATAGAGCGAGGATTAGGTGTTAATTTTTTACTTGAAAACATGAAACGTATTAATCTATGGCTGATTATTTCAAAAAAAAGGATTAGTTACGCCTCACCAATCTATACAGAACTAAAAAAAGCAATAGAACCTTATGAACGAGACACACTTTATCTTGAGTTAAAATCAATTGTTTTACGTGTTTTAGGGCACTACGCTGTTGAAGTAGATGAGGAAGAAGCAATGATTCATTTTTGCTTTTTAATGAGTTTTCAAGCGATGTCTCAAAATGATTTTTATAAATATGAGATACTTCGCTCCAAATTTACACCGGTTGAATTAGTGGATACCTTTATTTTAGAGTCGTTGATTTTATACTATGCACCACTAAAGCTATCACATCAATTGGAAAGCCAAGTTAATTATTATTTGTCACGTGTGCATTATAGATTATATTTTTTTAGAGGAATTATTGAAGTATTATCACGTGAATACATTATAGAAACCGAAAAAGAATGGTCAGGGCATGTAATTTCACCGTTAATTGAAAGACTTTTTTCGTCAGTCGAAGGAGACTATGAAGGACTAAGCTTAGACCATAATAAGACGCTAATTGACTACTCAAAATTACAGTATCTTCATATTATTGCGTTAATCGATAGTCAAATTAATCGCACTGTAACAATTGGTGTCAAACTTGTATTAGAAGATGTGTATCAAGAAGTATCAACCACCCGCTTGATTAAAGAACTAAATTGTTTAAATGGTGTGAGATGTATGGAGTATGATGCGTCTAAATCATTTGATTTAGTGATAAGCAACAAGCCAATTAATCACGCTAAAGCTCAAACGTATCTTTTATCAGAATTAGGTACAACGTATGATGTGATTCATATTACTCGGCTCATTCGAGATATTTCTACAAATAAAATGACAAAAGAAATAAACGTTAAAAAAATCCAATTATAA
- a CDS encoding EamA family transporter, translating to MILFLIYVVLSSSGIILFKLGSSDLSIKIINNQLNMNFPGLSILGLLCYLGSFVLWMIIISKSDVSYIVPLGLGITNVLILVGSSVVLKEEISLYGIIGIVLILAGTLLINKG from the coding sequence ATGATATTATTTCTTATTTACGTGGTACTATCTTCATCAGGTATTATCTTGTTTAAATTAGGTTCATCAGATTTATCAATCAAAATCATTAATAATCAGTTGAATATGAATTTTCCTGGATTAAGCATTTTGGGTTTATTATGTTATTTAGGAAGTTTTGTTTTATGGATGATTATCATTTCAAAATCTGATGTTAGTTATATTGTTCCTTTAGGATTGGGAATAACAAATGTATTGATACTAGTTGGATCCTCAGTAGTCTTAAAAGAAGAGATTAGTTTATATGGAATCATTGGTATCGTACTTATTTTAGCGGGAACACTGTTGATTAATAAAGGTTAA